The following coding sequences lie in one Phalacrocorax carbo chromosome 3, bPhaCar2.1, whole genome shotgun sequence genomic window:
- the CMTR1 gene encoding cap-specific mRNA (nucleoside-2'-O-)-methyltransferase 1 has product MKRRTEPEFSSPQKKQKRIEDLGLTLSSTSDDETQFSNRTTQESSSSSSGSDSENDEKRPVFSNEFKQDSLVEGTSSRYSMYNSVSQKLMAKMGFREGEGLGKYGQGRKDIVEASNQKGRRGFGLTLKGFDGELNIDWQDEPEPSAYEEVDWCLECTTEIPDAQELKEWMTVGKRKMVIEDETEFCSEELLHNVLQCKSVFDELDGEEMRRARTRSNPYEMIRGVFFLNRAAMKMANMDHVFDYMFTNPKDFHGRPLIKERDAELLYFADVCAGPGGFSEYVLWRRKWHAKGFGMTLKGPNDFKLEDFYSASSELFEPYYGEGGIDGDGDITRPENITAFRNFVLDNTDHKGVHFLMADGGFSVEGQENLQEILSKQLMLCQFLTALSVVRTGGHFVCKTFDLFTPFSVGLVYLLYCCFERVCIFKPVTSRPANSERYVICKGLKLGIDDVRDYLFMVNIRLNQLRNSDLDVNLVVPLNVIKGDQDFCDYIVQSNENHCKVQIKALAKIRAFVQDTTLIEPRQAEIRKECLQLWGIPDQARVAPSSSDPKSKFFELIQGTDIDTFSYKPTPLNSSTLEKIRQVLDYRCMVSGSEQKFLLGLGKSQIYTWDGRQSDRWTKLDLKTELPRDTLLSVEIVHELKGEGKAQRKISAIHILDVLVLNGNDVRKQHFNQRIQLAEKFVKAVSKPSRPDMNPIRVKEVYRLEEMEKIFVRLEMKIIKSSGGIPRLSYTGRDDRHFVPTGLYIVRTVNDPWTMAYSKNSKRKFFFNKMTKEARYDLPSESIAPFHICHYSRLFWEWGEGVKVHDSQKRQDPEKLSKEDVLSFIQAHYP; this is encoded by the exons ATGAAGAGGAGGACAGAACCTGAATTTAGCAGCCcccaaaagaagcagaagaggatAGAAGATTTGGGGTTGACTCTCAGTTCTACTTCAGATGACGAAACTCAGTTTAGTAATCGTACTACTCAAG agtcTTCCAGTAGTAGCAGTGGGTCTGACAGTGAGAATGATGAAAAAAGACCAGTCTTCAGCAATGAATTCAAACAAGACTCTCTTGTGGAGGGTACTTCATCTCGCTACTCAATGTATAACAGTGTCTCCCAAAAGCTCATG gCCAAGATGGGCTTCCGGGAAGGAGAAGGTCTGGGAAAATATGGCCAAGGCAGGAAGGATATTGTTGAGGCCTCCAAtcagaagggaaggagaggctttggGCTGACCCTCAAAGGATTTGATGGGGAGCTTAATATTGATTGGCAGGATGAGCCAGAG CCCAGTGCCTATGAGGAGGTGGACTGGTGCCTGGAGTGTACCACAGAAATCCCTGATGCCCAGGAGCTGAAGGAGTGGATGACTGTGGGGAAG AGGAAGATGGTAATTGAAGATGAAACAGAGTTCTGCAGTGAAGAGCTTTTACATAATGTCCTGCAGTGCAAG AGTGTATTTGATGAGCTGGATGGAGAGGAAATGCGTCGAGCCCGAACAAGATCTAACCCCTATGAGATGATCCGTGGAGTTTTCTTCCTGAACAG GGCTGCAATGAAGATGGCAAATATGGACCATGTGTTTGACTACATGTTTACAAACCCTAAGGACTTCCATGGG AGGCCCTTGATAAAGGAGCGAGATGCAGAGCTGCTCTACTTTGCTGATGTGTGTGCTGGTCCTGGAGGCTTCTCTGAGTATGTCTTGTGGAGGCGGAAGTGGCATGCAAAAGGATTTGGTATGACCTTGAAAGGACCAAATGATTTTAAACTAGAGGACTTCTATTCTGCTTCCAGTGAGCTCTTTGAGCCTTATTATG GAGAGGGAGGGATTGATGGAGATGGGGACATCACTCGGCCAGAGAACATTACTGCTTTCCGGAATTTTGTTTTGGACAATACTGATCACAAGGGAGTGCATTTCTTAATGGCTGATGGG GGTTTCTCAGTGGAGGGTCAGGAGAATCTGCAAGAAATTCTAAGCAAACAGCTCATGCTTTGCCAGTTCCTTACAGCACTGTCCGTTGTTCGCACAG gaggacATTTTGTCTGCAAAACCTTTGACCTGTTTACTCCATTCAGTGTGGGACTTGTTTATCTGCTGTATTGCTGCTTTGAGCGAGTGTGCATCTTTAAACCTGTGACAAGCCGCCCTGCTAACTCAGAGAG GTACGTGATATGCAAAGGATTAAAGCTTGGGATTGATGACGTGCGGGACTATCTGTTCATGGTGAACATCAGACTCAACCAGCTGCGCAACTCTGATCTGGATGTGAATCTTGTCGTCCCATTGAATGTGATCAAAGGCGACCAGGATTTCTGCGATTACATTGTCCAGTCCAATGAAAA CCACTGCAAAGTTCAGATAAAGGCACTAGCCAAAATTCGTGCCTTTGTTCAAGACAC GACACTGATTGAGCCACGGCAAGCTGAAATCCGAAAGGAGTGTCTCCAGCTATGGGGG ATTCCTGATCAGGCTCGTGTTGCTCCTTCATCTTCAGATCCCAAGTCCAAGTTCTTTGAGCTGATCCAG GGCACAGACATTGATACCTTCAGTTACAAACCCACTCCTCTGAATTCCAGTACACTAGAGAAAATCCGCCAAGTGTTAGATTACCGGTGTATGGTGTCTGGAAGTGAGCAGAAGTTCCTCTTGGGGCTAGGG AAATCACAGATCTACACCTGGGATGGTCGCCAGTCAGATCGCTGGACAAAGCTGGATTTGAAAACTGAGCTGCCACGAGATACCCTTCTCTCTGTGGAGATTGTTCATGAGCTGAAAGGAGAG GGGAAAGCCCAGCGAAAAATCAGTGCCATCCACATCCTTGATGTCTTGGTGCTGAATGGCAATGATGTTCGAAAGCAGCATTTCAACCAGAG GATTCAGCTGGCGGAGAAGTTTGTCAAAGCTGTTTCTAAACCTAGCCGGCCAGATATGAACCCTATCCG AGTGAAGGAAGTGTACAGATTGGAGGAAATGGAGAAGATTTTTGTGAG GTTAGAGATGAAGATCATCAAGAGTTCAGGAGGAATACCCCGGCTATCTTACACTGGCCGAGACGACCGGCACTTTGTGCCCACAGGACTCTACATTGTACGGACTGTGAATG ATCCCTGGACAATGGCATACAGCAAAAACTCCAAGAGGAAATTCTTCTTCAACAAAATGACCAAGGAAGCAAGATACGACCTCCCTTCTGAATCCATTGCACCCTTTCA CATCTGCCATTACAGCCGCCTCTTCTgggagtggggggaaggtgtCAAAGTGCACGACTCTCAGAAAAGGCAAGATCCAGAGAAGCTATCAAAGGAGGATGTCCTGTCTTTCATCCAAGCGCACTACCCCTAA